From one Macaca nemestrina isolate mMacNem1 chromosome 5, mMacNem.hap1, whole genome shotgun sequence genomic stretch:
- the LOC105489610 gene encoding putative uncharacterized protein CIMIP3 isoform X2, with translation MCKDSQKPSGPSHGPKTPSCKGVKAPNPSVSQAWKQDREQSLAAAYVPVVVNSKGQNPDKLRFNFYTSQYSNSLNPFYTLQKPTCGYLYRRDTDHTRKRFDVPPANSVLWRSQA, from the exons ATGTGCAAG GACTCACAGAAACCCTCTGGACCCAGTCATGGGCCAAAGACACCATCATGCAAGGGGGTGAAGGCTCCAAACCCATCCGTGTCCCAGGCGTGGAAGCAGGACCGCGAGCAGTCTCTGGCAGCAGCCTATGTGCCGGTCGTGGTGAACTCTAAGGGGCAGAATCCAGACAAGCTCAGGTTCAATTTCTACACCTCCCAGTACTCCAACTCCCTGAACCCCTTCTACACCTTGCAGAAGCCTACCTGTGGCTACCTGTACCGTCGGGACACTGACCACACCCGCAAGCGCTTTGATGTGCCTCCTGCCAACTCGGTCTTGTGGCGCTCCCAGGCCTGA
- the LOC105489610 gene encoding putative uncharacterized protein CIMIP3 isoform X1 has protein sequence MGRKEHESPSQPHLCGWEDSQKPSGPSHGPKTPSCKGVKAPNPSVSQAWKQDREQSLAAAYVPVVVNSKGQNPDKLRFNFYTSQYSNSLNPFYTLQKPTCGYLYRRDTDHTRKRFDVPPANSVLWRSQA, from the exons ATGGGCAGGAAAGAGCATGAAAGCCCCAGCCAGCCTCACTTGTGTGGCTGGGAG GACTCACAGAAACCCTCTGGACCCAGTCATGGGCCAAAGACACCATCATGCAAGGGGGTGAAGGCTCCAAACCCATCCGTGTCCCAGGCGTGGAAGCAGGACCGCGAGCAGTCTCTGGCAGCAGCCTATGTGCCGGTCGTGGTGAACTCTAAGGGGCAGAATCCAGACAAGCTCAGGTTCAATTTCTACACCTCCCAGTACTCCAACTCCCTGAACCCCTTCTACACCTTGCAGAAGCCTACCTGTGGCTACCTGTACCGTCGGGACACTGACCACACCCGCAAGCGCTTTGATGTGCCTCCTGCCAACTCGGTCTTGTGGCGCTCCCAGGCCTGA